The Candidatus Margulisiibacteriota bacterium genome has a segment encoding these proteins:
- a CDS encoding serine/threonine-protein kinase: MPAIIKPAQISWWRHSIVKLDARAAQKPGLRQFGQVAKYLTPVFSSGLLASFYLATPGALTYSGLALYSLVGLALGLTPTRGVTKSLRLAGAERRKTEELRLANQQLDDLQGEKTAVEEKAARYAQEETKLRKLVGELQGRMSSMVNKLKEFGVQENEINEETFDGHNVFKRMLGFGGMAVAILVKNVDMDVEKVFKMPRPELLGNPLLLARFKGGEAKAMLTLNHQNVVRFFTLSYMKRETYLELLRRSGPEMEAEAESLKMSLSNIPEDIPYIEMEYVKGRDLSEVISAGVLETVLALKLAKDIAETLWYVGSKGIIHRDLKPGNIFLIPDEYQPGSFTIKIGDFGLAKQTDPSANKASINLTQMGVVMGTPQYMSPEQASGLPVDWRTDQYALGVILYEMLTGFLPYRGGTIMMDQQKVREYIYKILSEPPVDIRTIRDDIPESLAKVVHKMLEKERDKRFPTWEACVFALQSAAFSSAIGDEATSV; encoded by the coding sequence GTGCCGGCAATCATCAAACCAGCGCAAATATCCTGGTGGCGGCATTCGATCGTAAAATTAGATGCGCGAGCCGCCCAGAAACCGGGGTTAAGGCAGTTTGGCCAGGTTGCTAAATACCTGACGCCGGTCTTCTCGTCCGGTTTACTGGCCTCCTTTTATCTGGCGACCCCGGGCGCTTTAACTTATTCCGGTCTCGCTCTTTACTCCCTGGTCGGTCTCGCCCTTGGCTTGACCCCAACGCGGGGGGTAACCAAGAGTTTGCGCCTAGCTGGAGCTGAACGGCGGAAAACCGAAGAGCTCCGCCTGGCCAACCAGCAGCTGGATGACCTGCAAGGAGAAAAGACGGCGGTGGAGGAAAAAGCGGCCAGGTATGCGCAGGAAGAAACTAAGCTGCGCAAGCTGGTTGGAGAATTGCAGGGCCGGATGAGCTCAATGGTTAATAAATTGAAAGAATTCGGGGTCCAGGAAAACGAGATCAATGAAGAAACGTTTGACGGCCATAATGTCTTTAAGCGAATGCTCGGGTTCGGCGGCATGGCGGTTGCGATCCTGGTCAAGAATGTTGATATGGATGTGGAAAAGGTCTTTAAAATGCCGCGGCCGGAGTTGCTGGGCAACCCGCTGCTGCTCGCCCGGTTTAAGGGGGGCGAAGCCAAGGCGATGCTGACGCTGAACCACCAGAACGTGGTCCGGTTCTTCACCCTGTCATATATGAAACGGGAGACCTATCTCGAACTGCTGCGCCGGTCGGGGCCCGAGATGGAGGCGGAGGCGGAAAGTTTAAAGATGTCGCTGAGCAATATCCCGGAAGATATCCCTTATATTGAAATGGAGTATGTCAAGGGACGGGACTTATCAGAGGTGATCAGTGCCGGCGTGCTGGAAACGGTATTAGCGCTTAAGCTGGCCAAGGATATCGCCGAAACTTTGTGGTATGTCGGCAGTAAGGGGATCATCCACCGTGACCTGAAACCGGGCAATATTTTCCTGATCCCGGATGAGTATCAGCCGGGCAGTTTCACGATCAAGATCGGTGATTTTGGCCTGGCCAAACAGACCGATCCGAGCGCGAATAAGGCGAGCATTAACCTGACGCAGATGGGCGTGGTGATGGGGACGCCGCAATATATGTCGCCGGAACAGGCCAGCGGCCTGCCGGTCGATTGGCGGACCGACCAATATGCTTTGGGGGTCATCTTATATGAGATGTTGACCGGCTTTTTGCCCTATCGCGGGGGAACGATTATGATGGACCAGCAGAAGGTCAGAGAGTATATTTATAAGATCCTCTCTGAACCGCCGGTCGATATCCGGACGATCAGGGACGATATTCCCGAGAGCCTGGCTAAAGTCGTCCACAAAATGCTGGAGAAGGAAAGAGATAAACGCTTCCCGACCTGGGAAGCCTGCGTTTTTGCACTGCAAAGCGCGGCGTTTTCCTCCGCGATCGGCGACGAAGCGACTTCGGTCTAG